A genome region from Hevea brasiliensis isolate MT/VB/25A 57/8 chromosome 7, ASM3005281v1, whole genome shotgun sequence includes the following:
- the LOC110640464 gene encoding glyceraldehyde-3-phosphate dehydrogenase, cytosolic, which produces MAGDKKIKIGINGFGRIGRLVARVALQRNDIELVAVNDPFISTDYMTYMFKYDTVHGHWKHTDVKVKDEKTLLFGDKPVTVFGIRNPEEIPWGQTGAEFVVESTGVFTDKEKAAAHLKGGAKKVVISAPSKDAPMFVMGVNEKEYKPELDIVSNASCTTNCLAPLAKVIHDRFGIVEGLMTTVHSITATQKTVDGPSMKDWRGGRAASFNIIPSSTGAAKAVGKVLPALNGKLTGMAFRVPTVDVSVVDLTVRLEKNATYEEIKNAIKEESEGKLKGILGYTEDDVVSTDFVGDSRSSIFDAKAGIALNEKFVKLVTWYDNEWGYSTRVLDLIRHIASTQP; this is translated from the exons ATGG ctgGCGATAAGAAGATTAAGATCGGTATCAATG GGTTTGGAAGAATTGGTCGTTTGGTTGCTAGAGTCGCACTTCagagaaatgatattgaactcGTAGCTGTTAACGATCCTTTCATTTCTACTGATTATATG ACATATATGTTTAAGTATGATACAGTTCATGGTCACTGGAAGCACACCGATGTTAAGGTCAAGGACGAAAAGACACTTCTCTTTGGTGATAAGCCAGTCACTGTTTTCGGGATCAG GAACCCAGAGGAGATTCCATGGGGTCAGACTGGTGCCGAGTTTGTTGTTGAATCCACTGGAGTTTTCACTGACAAGGAAAAGGCTGCTGCGCACTTGAAG GGTGGAGCTAAGAAGGTTGTTATTTCTGCCCCCAGCAAAGATGCACCCATGTTTGTTATGGGTGTCAACGAGAAGGAATACAAGCCAGAACTTGACATTGTTTCCAATGCAAGCTGCACCACCAATTGCCTTGCCCCCTTGGCCAAG GTCATTCACGATAGATTTGGAATTGTTGAGGGTCTCATGACCACTGTCCACTCCATTACTG CCACTCAGAAGACTGTTGATGGGCCGTCAATGAAGGACTGGAGAGGTGGAAGAGCTGCTTCCTTCAACATTATTCCTAGCAGCACTGGAGCTGCCAAG GCTGTTGGAAAGGTTCTCCCAGCACTTAATGGAAAATTGACTGGAATGGCCTTCCGTGTTCCAACGGTGGATGTTTCTGTTGTAGATCTCACTGTAAGACTTGAAAAGAATGCAACATACGAGGAAATAAAAAATGCCATCAA GGAGGAATCTGAGGGTAAGCTCAAGGGAATTTTGGGTTACACCGAAGATGATGTGGTGTCCACCGACTTTGTTGGTGATAGCAG GTCAAGTATTTTTGATGCCAAGGCTGGAATTGCTTTGAACGAAAAGTTTGTGAAACTTGTCACTTGGTATGACAATGAATGGGGCTACAG TACCCGTGTGCTTGACTTGATCCGTCACATTGCCTCCACTCAGCCTTGA